The following DNA comes from Streptomyces pristinaespiralis.
CGCCGGTCGACCCGGACCCCTCCGAGGACCCGACCGAGAACCCCGACCCGACGCCGAGCAACCCGGGCAACCCGGGCAACGGCGACGGTAACGACAACGACACCGACGGTGGCGTCATCGACGGTGACGCTCCGGTCGGCGGCGGTGACGGTACCGACACCGACAACGCCGGTTCCGAGCCGGTGCAGCAGGGTGAGGCCAAGGAGGAGCTGGCGGAGACCGGCGCCGCCGAGACCACCTTCCTGCTGCTGGGCGCCGCGACGATGATCGCCGGTGGCATCGGCTTCCGTATGCTGCCGCGCCTCGTCGGTGGCGGACGCACCGTTGCCTGACGGCACAGTGCGTAGCTGACGGATCGCACAGAAGGGCCCGGAGTGCACGCACTCCGGGCCCTTTCGTCGTTCCACTGCCCCGGCCGCCCGGCCGGAGCGGCTCGTGGGGCGCTCCTACACCGCCAGCAGGGCCACCGCGGCGACCAGCACCACCAGCAGGGCCAGCAGGGTCACCGGGCTCAGGCCGGCGAAGGGGCCGTCCTGCTGCAGCCGCTCACGATTCGCCCGGCACACCGGGCAACGGCCCTCGGCGACAGGCGCCGCGCAGTTGGCGCACACCAATCGGTCATAGGTCATGCGCTCTCCTCTCCCGCGCCGGGGCCGCAGGCGCGGACCGCAAGCACATTTCTCTCGGGACAACGCCCGGGGAAACGCGACTGTTCCCCTACCACTGTGCCAGCTCCCGCGCTTTTCGTCGCGGGCCGCCGGATTTGCCCCCTCATCGGTGAACGGACAAAATGCGCAAGTCAGGACGGGGACTGCGCGGCCGTGGCGCAGTCGCGTAAGGTCACGCTCACCTACTCCCGGCCGACCGTGGTGCACCCGTGATCCGATTCGACAACGTCTCCAAGACATACCCCAGGCAGAACCGACCTGCTCTGCGCGACGTCTCCCTCGAGATCGAGAAGGGCGAGTTCGTCTTCCTCGTGGGCTCTTCCGGCTCGGGCAAGTCGACGTTCCTGCGGCTGGTCCTGCGTGAGGAGCGCGCCAGTCAGGGCATGGTCCATGTC
Coding sequences within:
- a CDS encoding LPXTG cell wall anchor domain-containing protein, giving the protein MTKKTRIRVARIAAGAVIAAGASLTAAGAASAVGIGIDVGPVQVSANADESGIDAGIGIQDEPCEIDPTLCTPTTPPVDPPTTPPVDPPTTPPVDPPTTPPVDPPTTPPVDPDPSEDPTENPDPTPSNPGNPGNGDGNDNDTDGGVIDGDAPVGGGDGTDTDNAGSEPVQQGEAKEELAETGAAETTFLLLGAATMIAGGIGFRMLPRLVGGGRTVA